One genomic region from Oncorhynchus gorbuscha isolate QuinsamMale2020 ecotype Even-year linkage group LG13, OgorEven_v1.0, whole genome shotgun sequence encodes:
- the rlim gene encoding LOW QUALITY PROTEIN: E3 ubiquitin-protein ligase RNF12-A (The sequence of the model RefSeq protein was modified relative to this genomic sequence to represent the inferred CDS: deleted 1 base in 1 codon): protein MEGSDSSEPGASDQPEAQRRRQLDRLDREEAFYQFVNNLSEADYRLMRDNNLLGTPGEITAEELLSRLQQIKDGPEQQQPSINTSETGEATGELTEPVEGPEDPSNGDTLLDWLNTVRRTGNTTRSGHRGNQSWRAVSRTNPNSGDFRFSLEINVNRNLAEQQARAEGEAQEEGPAEAPGDGVEAVVGVEVQAGTEAVVGVEVQAGTEAVVGVEVQAGTEAGTEAGAEAGAEAGAEAGAEAGAEAGAEAGAEAGAEAGAEAGAGAGAGAGAGAGAEVPMETGEVLEEPVVEEMAVIVEPEAEMEPEAEVEAEMVPELVVEVVPQPPSPVTATPPVSRPASPLVQATPAPAPPSPPSEEPPRRGQRRARSRSPEQRRTRARTTRSRSPLTLDRLDGLPRHVPNAAPSHSPPPCPPGPRRGKLTDSTACSVPAKHCRVRCPVSRNRVWEHPRARYHPTPGGRGRGRGGSAGRRPPTIMLDLQVRRVRPGEYRQRDSIANRTRSRSQNSNNTFLYESERGGFRRTFSRSERAGVRTYVSTIRIPIRRISDAGLGEATSMALQTMIRQIMTGFGELSYFMDSDSDSSDSNRGGGNPTGAADLAEALNTPDVGVAGMAEGAEPPVSVGGPSVGGAGEARTEEGEEGVGVGLAPGIGLGVGGTPREGRGRPRAPISLEEPGSLPFLRLAHFFLLNDEDEEQPRGLTKEQIDNLSTRNFGESDALKTCSVCITEYAEGNKLRKLPCSHEYHVHCIDRWLSENSTCPICRRAVLVSANRESVV, encoded by the exons ATGGAGGGCTCCGACAGTTCCGAGCCAGGCGCCAGTGACCAACCAGAGGCCCAGCGCAGGCGGCAACTGGACCGGCTAGACCGGGAGGAGGCCTTCTACCAGTTTGTCAACAACCTGAGTGAGGCAGACTACCGGCTGATGAGAGACAACAACCTGCTGGGTACCCCAG GTGAGATCACAGCAGAGGAGTTGTTGAGTCGGCTGCAGCAGATTAAGGATGGACCAGAGCAGCAGCAGCCTAGCATCAACACCAGTGAGACTGGAGAAGCTACAGGAG AACTGACAGAACCGGTGGAAGGTCCAGAGGACCCGTCTAACGGCGACACCCTCTTGGATTGGCTGAACACCGTCAGGCGGACAGGCAACACCACCCGCAGTGGTCACCGAGGCAACCAGTCATGGCGGGCGGTGAGCCGGACCAACCCAAACAGCGGAGACTTCCGGTTCAGTCTGGAAATCAACGTTAACCGTAACCTGGCCGAGCAGCAGGCCCGCGCCGAGGGGGAGGCTCAGGAGGAAGGCCCAGCAGAAGCACCTGGCGATGGGGTGGAGGCAGTGGTCGGAGTGGAGGTCCAGGCAGGGACTGAGGCAGTGGTCGGAGTGGAGGTCCAGGCAGGGACTGAGGCAGTGGTCGGAGTGGAGGTCCAGGCAGGGACTGAGGCAGGGACTGAGGCAGGGGCTGAGGCAGGGGCTGAGGCAGGGGCTGAGGCAGGGGCTGAGGCAGGGGCTGAGGCAGGGGCTGAGGCAGGGGCTGAGGCAGGGGCTGAGGCAGGGGCTGAGGCAGGGGCTGGGGCAGGGGCTGGGGCAGGGGCTGGGGCAGGGGCCGAGGTGCCcatggagacaggagaggtgcTGGAGGAACCAGTTGTGGAGGAGATGGCTGTCATAGTAGAACCAGAAGCGGAGATGGAGCCAGAGGCTGAAGTAGAAGCTGAAATGGTCCCAGAgttagtagtagaggtagtcccACAGCCGCCCAGCCCTGTCACCGCCACCCCTCCTGTCTCCAGACCAGCCAGTCCCCTGGTGCAGGCCACCCCGGCCCCCGCCCCCCCCAGCCCGccctctgaggagcctccccgACGGGGCCAGAGACGAGCCCGCAGCCGTAGCCCCGAGCAGCGCCGGACCAGGGCTCGCACCACACGGAGCCGTTCCCCTCTCACCCTGGACCGACTGGACGGCCTCCCCCGCCACGTGCCCAATGCCGCCCCTTCACACAGCCCCCCACCCTGCCCCCCAGGCCCCCGCAGAGGGAAGCTCACGGACTCGACAGCATGTTCTGTCCCGGCAAAGCACTGCAGAGTACGATGTCCAGTCAGCCGGAACAGGGTCTGGGAACACCCCAGAGCCCGTTACCACCCCACCCCAGGAGGGAGAGGTCGCGGGCGGGGAGGGAGC GCAGGACGACGTCCCCCCACCATCATGCTGGACCTGCAGGTGCGTCGTGTTCGTCCAGGTGAGTACCGCCAGAGGGACAGCATTGCTAACAGAACCCGCTCACGCTCCCAGAACTCCAACAACACCTTCCTGTacgagagtgagaggggggggtTCCGCAGGACCTTCTCCCGGTCCGAGCGTGCGGGTGTTCGGACGTACGTCAGCACCATCAGGATCCCCATCAGGAGGATCAGTGATGCAGGGTTGGGAGAGGCCACCTCCATGGCTCTGCAGACCATGATACGACAGATCATGACCGGCTTCGGAGAGCTCAGCTACTTCATGGACTCGGACTCTGACTCCTCGGACTCAAACCGTGGCGGTGGTAACCCCACTGGCGCTGCCGACCTGGCAGAGGCGCTCAACACTCCCGACGTGGGAGTAGCCGGCATGGCGGAGGGGGCGGAGCCTCCTGTCTCAGTGGGTGGGCCTAGTGTGGGAGGAGCCGGGGAGgcaaggacagaggagggagaagagggggttgGTGTAGGTCTGGCCCCAGGGATAGGTTTAGGGGTCGGGGGCACCCCCAGGGAGGGGCGAGGTCGCCCCCGTGCCCCCATCAGTCTGGAGGAACCAGGGTCGCTACCCTTCCTCCGCCTTGCTCACTTCTTCCTCctgaatgatgaggatgaggaaCAGCCCAGAGGACTCACCAAGGAGCAGATCGACAACCTCTCCACCAGGAACTTTGGGGAGAGTGATGCTCTGAAGACCTGCAGTGTGTGTATCACAGAGTATGCTGAGGGGAACAAGTTGAGGAAGTTGCCTTGTTCTCATGAATACCATGTTCACTGTATCGACCGCTGGCTGTCTGAGAACTCCACCTGTCCTATCTGCCGCAGGGCCGTGTTGGTGTCTGCTAACCGGGAGAGTGTGGTCTAA